From Abyssibius alkaniclasticus:
TCTACATCAACGCCTATCTCTCTTCGCTGAAAATCGCGCTCATTTCCACGGCTTTCGCGCTGCTCATCGGCTATCCGATGGCCTATTACATTGCCCGCGCCGAAGAGCCGAAACGTTCGCTTCTGCTGATGCTCATCATCCTGCCTTTCTGGACATCGTTCCTGCTGCGCGTCTATGCCTGGATCGGCTTTCTGTCCCAGAACGGTGTGATCAACAACACCCTGATGTCGCTGGGCATCATCTCTGAGCCCATCGTCATGCTGCAATCAGACTTCGCGGTCTATATCGGCATCGTCTATACCTATTTGCCCTTCATGATTCTGCCGCTCTACGCCAATCTGGTGAAGCTTGATGTTTCGCTCTTGGAAGCCAGCCAGGACCTTGGCGCAGGCCCGGTTACAACATTTTTCCGTATCACCCTGCCGCTGTCGCTGCCCGGAGTCATTGCCGGCTCCATGCTCGTGTTCATTCCGGCAATCGGCGAATATGTCATCCCCGCGCTGCTGGGCGGCCCCGATACGCTGATGATCGGCAAGGTGTTGTGGACCGAGTTCTTCAACAACCGTGACTGGCCCGTCGCCTCGGCTGTCGCCACGGTCATGCTGGTGGTTGTGGTGCTGCCCATCATCCTGTTGCGCAACGCCCAACCGAAGGATGCGTCATGAAACGTAAAGGCTTCTTCCTTCCCACCGCCGCGCTTTTGGGTTTTGCCTTTCTTTACGCGCCGATCATGTCGCTGATCATCTTTTCGTTCAACGAGAACAAGCTCGTTACCGTCTGGTCGCGGTTTTCAACCAAATGGTATGGCGAATTGTTGCGTGACGATCAGATCATGGGCGCGGCCTGGATCAGCCTGCAAATCGCCTTTACCTCGGCAATGATCGCCACGGTATTGGGCA
This genomic window contains:
- a CDS encoding ABC transporter permease subunit: MRRAPGGNVITRILSRVISGRALVIAVPLVWLTVFFVIPFIVVLQISLTDAAIARPPYTPLFDGWTFMGDLENYSFLLSDPLYINAYLSSLKIALISTAFALLIGYPMAYYIARAEEPKRSLLLMLIILPFWTSFLLRVYAWIGFLSQNGVINNTLMSLGIISEPIVMLQSDFAVYIGIVYTYLPFMILPLYANLVKLDVSLLEASQDLGAGPVTTFFRITLPLSLPGVIAGSMLVFIPAIGEYVIPALLGGPDTLMIGKVLWTEFFNNRDWPVASAVATVMLVVVVLPIILLRNAQPKDAS